The Hydrogenophaga crocea genome contains a region encoding:
- the fliS gene encoding flagellar export chaperone FliS: MFTSVNTRAASAYRRVAVESNVQASDSHHLIALLFDGLLQALSKAQAAMARGDVAVKGEQIGKALRILDEGLLSGLDEARGGELAVNLRLLYTYSANRLSLANLHNDVKPLNEVVALIEPVAQSWQQIREQAIAGA, encoded by the coding sequence ATGTTCACCTCTGTCAACACCCGAGCCGCCAGTGCCTACCGCCGTGTCGCGGTGGAGTCCAATGTGCAGGCCTCCGACAGCCACCACCTCATCGCCCTGCTGTTCGACGGCCTGCTCCAGGCCCTGAGCAAAGCGCAGGCAGCGATGGCGCGCGGCGACGTGGCGGTCAAGGGTGAACAGATCGGCAAGGCCTTGCGCATCCTCGACGAGGGCCTGCTGTCCGGCCTCGACGAAGCGCGCGGCGGCGAACTGGCCGTCAACCTGCGCCTGCTCTACACGTACAGCGCCAACCGCCTTTCGCTGGCCAACCTGCACAACGACGTCAAGCCTCTGAACGAGGTCGTCGCGCTCATCGAGCCCGTCGCGCAGTCATGGCAACAGATCCGCGAACAGGCCATCGCCGGAGCCTGA
- a CDS encoding flagellar protein FliT — translation MTTPLIDYYKAIERTSEQMLAAAQSENWDQVVRLEGACAVLIAQLRFKSRETDLAPEERKEKARIMQRILRTDAEIRCLAEPWLNDLAHLLDKSSKAATH, via the coding sequence ATGACCACCCCGCTGATCGACTACTACAAGGCCATCGAACGCACCAGCGAGCAGATGCTCGCGGCCGCGCAGTCCGAGAACTGGGACCAGGTGGTGCGGCTCGAAGGCGCCTGTGCGGTGCTGATCGCCCAGCTGCGCTTCAAGTCGCGCGAGACCGATCTCGCGCCCGAGGAGCGCAAGGAAAAGGCGCGCATCATGCAGCGCATCCTGCGCACCGACGCCGAGATCCGCTGCCTGGCCGAGCCCTGGCTCAACGACCTCGCCCACCTGCTCGACAAATCGAGCAAGGCGGCCACGCACTGA